The genomic window AGGTTTTTCCTTTATAATATAATCTTTTATTTCATCAAACAAAATACCTTGTATATCTGAAGTGTGTAAAAATGTTTGATCTTCTTTAACTGTAGTCATAATAACATACCCTAACTTATCATCCTTTCCATGAGGAAATGGAGGAGAGAATTTTATAATTGTTTTATTAAAATCAAACATTCTGTTATCTGCAAACTCTATCTTTTTTGCTAAATCTTTAACTCTTTCTAAGAACTTCTTAGCTCTTTCTTTTTGACTTTTATTTATATACTCCTCTGGATGTTTGATTAGAAGTATTTTATCTCTATATATCTCATTAGCATAGTCTTTTGAAGCAAGATATATATCATCAAAAAATGGGGTATAGTGATCATAATGATAATGGGAAATAACAATAACATCTGCTTTTTTTGCAAAGTTATTTATTTTTTCTCTAATTTTATCTAAAGCTTTAAATTCAATCTTATTAGGTTTTAATCCATATCTATCTGGAGCTAAAGCAACACCT from Methanocaldococcus villosus KIN24-T80 includes these protein-coding regions:
- a CDS encoding MBL fold metallo-hydrolase codes for the protein MKIIPIASESLGVRSMATYVDTRDVKVLIDPGVALAPDRYGLKPNKIEFKALDKIREKINNFAKKADVIVISHYHYDHYTPFFDDIYLASKDYANEIYRDKILLIKHPEEYINKSQKERAKKFLERVKDLAKKIEFADNRMFDFNKTIIKFSPPFPHGKDDKLGYVIMTTVKEDQTFLHTSDIQGILFDEIKDYIIKEKPDIIFIGGPPTYLIHRYGKKNLEKAVANIKEVKDKTGAEIIMDHHLLRDKNFRKKINIDFKTVAEFLGKENLLLEAYRKDIKDGKVVVDDNALERCL